A part of Marinomonas rhizomae genomic DNA contains:
- a CDS encoding RidA family protein: MATIERMEVGQRMSRIVKHNETVYLCGQVGADANTDITEQTRTMLDKVDVLLEQSGTDKSYILSATIYLRDMKDFAAMNEVWDAWIPKGHAPARACVEARLARPELLVEISVVAAVK; this comes from the coding sequence ATGGCTACTATTGAGCGCATGGAAGTTGGTCAGCGCATGAGTCGTATCGTTAAGCACAATGAAACGGTATACCTTTGCGGCCAAGTTGGTGCTGATGCTAATACGGACATTACTGAACAAACACGAACCATGCTAGATAAAGTGGACGTTTTGTTGGAGCAGTCAGGGACGGATAAATCCTATATTTTATCTGCCACTATTTATCTTCGTGATATGAAAGATTTCGCTGCAATGAACGAAGTATGGGATGCGTGGATTCCAAAGGGTCACGCTCCAGCGAGAGCTTGTGTAGAAGCGAGATTAGCAAGACCTGAGTTGCTAGTCGAAATATCTGTTGTAGCCGCTGTAAAATAA